DNA from Arthrobacter sp. SLBN-112:
TAGGCGACCCCGGCCAGGAACCGGTCCACGCGGTTGCCCGGCTCGATCCGCGCCATGGCGTAATCACCCCACATCAGGCCATCGTCCGTCCGTCCCGGCGCGTAGGCCACCGTCTTCAGCTCCTTGCCCGTGGCGCCCTCGAACACTGTCAGGTACTCGGGGCCGGAAACGATGAAGCCTTCAAACGCGCGCAGGTTGTTGCGGGCGCTGCGCGACGGGGCGTAGACGTCCATGAAGTAGTCGGTAAGCGCTTCGGCATCGGCCTGGGACAGCGGGTACTTGTACTTCGGCGCGATGCCGAAAGCCTGCTCAAGGGTGGCGGGCCAGTGGCCTGCCTTGACTTCGGGGTGCTCGGTCCAGCCCTGGAAGGTCTTCACCATGTGCCGGTAGTAATCGGCGGCGCTCATCCGGTAGTCGTCCGTGTTGGAGTACCCGGCGTCGATGTCGGACTGGAGCAGTGAGATGAAGGAGCTGGCCGCCACACTGCCGTCGGCATTGAAGCTGGTGCTCTTGGTCCCCGGCGCCGTCTTCATCATCATCTCCGCCCGGCCGTCGCCGTCGAAGTCGTTGACCAGCAACTGGGTGTAGTGGGCGCCGGCGCGGATGTTGACGCCCAGGTCGATCCGGCTGAGGAGGGTGCCGTCCGCCTTGTAGGTGTCCACATAGGTGTTGCCCGTGTAGTCCACCTGTGAGACGTCCTTGGAGTTGTTGGGGTCCCATTTGACGATGAACTCGTACTGCCCGTCGCCGTCCACGTCACCCACCGAGGTGTCGTTGGCGGAGTAGGTGTTGGCCTGGCCGGCAGGGGTCACGCCATCCGCCGGCTTTTTGAGCGGGATGTCCTTGAAGTTGCTGCCCCAGGGGGTGGCTGCTGCGCTGCGGTCCACTTCGACGCCCCCGACGACGGCGCGCACCTGATAGGCCGAGCCTGCGCGCTGCGGTCCAGGAAGTTGGTGCTGTCCGTGACGGTGCCCAGCTTTTGCCCGTCGCGGTACACAGTGAAGTCGGTGCCGGTGAGGCCGGTGGCGGAGGACCCCGTGGCTTCATTGCCCAGCAGGCGCCAACTGAGGAAGACGCCCTCCGAGGTGCCGGCGGCCACCAGTCCACGGTCCAGGTGGTCCAGCTGGATGCCGGGGTTTCCCGGCTTGGGGGAGGGCCCGACGGCGGAGGCCGGGGCTGAGAGGCAGCCCACCGTCAGTGCCAGGCCGGCGGCGCCGACCGAGAGAAGGCGTATGGGGGTAAGGCGGGGATTCATCAGTGAATCCTTTCAATTTTGAGACCGGAAAACGCTTCCCCAGCAATCTAGGGCCGGGGGAGGGGTGAAGACAAGCCTTGTTTTCCTTGCTCAGGCAGGGTATTTAGAACGTTGTAGAAGCGGCAAGCCGATGCCCGCCAAGCATGCTTGGCGGGCATCGGCGGGCAGCGGCGGGCATTGGCCGGGAGCGCTGCGGTGTCCTGCCCCGAGCGCCGGCCCTGCCCTGGCCCGCTTTGCCCTGACCGGTCCTGCTACAGCCAAACGTGCCCTAGGCGGGGTCCCCGGCCAGCTTGCGCTTGAGGATCTTTCCACTGGGACCGAGAGGGAGTTCGGAAAGGATCCTGACCACCCGCGGGTACTTGTAGGCCGCGAGCTGGTTGCTGGCGAAGTCCACCAACTCGGTTTCACTGACGGTTGCGCCGGCGTCCAGCACGATCGCGGCCGCAATTTCCTGCCCGTGGACCTCATCGGGGATGCCATAGACGGCGGCGCTCACCACTGCCGGGTGGGTCAGCAGGACTTCCTCCACTTCCCGGGGGTAGACGTTGTAGCCGTTGCGGATGATCATGTCCTTCTTGCGGTCCACGATGGTGAGGTAGCCGTCGTCGTCCTTTGTTCCCAGGTCTCCGGTGCGGAACCAGCCGTCCACCACCGCCTCCGCGGTGGCCTCGGGCCGGTTGAGGTACCCCTTCATCAGCAGGTGCCCGCGGATGACCAGCTCACCGAGCTCACCGTTGGGCAGCAGCTCGATGGCCTCCACCGTCTCCGGGCGGGCGATCTCGATGTCCACGCCCCAGATGGGGACCCCAATGGTGCCGGGCCGCGGCGCCGTGCCCACGTGGTTGAAGGAGGCCACCGGGGAGGTCTCGGTCAGGCCGTAGCCTTCGTGGATCTCCACGCCGAAGACGTCCCGGAACCTGTCCATGACGGCCAGCGGAAGCGAGGCTCCGCCGGAGATGCCGTACCGCAGGACCGTCGGACGGTCCGGCACGGTCTTGGCAGCTTCCAGGAGCGCCACATACATGGTGGGTACCCCAAGGAAGATGTTGACGTTGTGCCGCGCCAGCAGCCTCAGCGCGTCCTCGCCGGTGAAGCGCGGCATCAGGACGATGGTGGCTCCGGCACGCAGGCCCGTATTGAGGACTACCGTCTGGCCAAAGGTGTGGAAGAGCGGCAGCCCGCCGAACAGGACGTCGCCTGGCCGGAAGTCCATCACGCTGGTCAGCAGCACGCTGGTCTGTTCCACCAGGGCGAAGTGCGTGCCCAGCGCTCCCTTCGGTTTACCGGTGGTGCCCGAGGTGTAAAGGATGGTGGCCGTATCCGAGGGGCGGCACGGTTCATACGTCCGGATGGGTTCGGCGGCGGCTGCTTCCGCTTCGAGCCGGGGGAACCCGCCGTCGTCGGGAGCCATCACCGTCAGGACGTCGGTTCCATTGGCCGCAGCGCCGGCAGCCCCCTCCGTGAGCAGGGGAGCAGCGCAGACCAGCAGCCTGGCGCCGCTGTCCTGCAGGACGTATTCGATTTCGCGGGCCTTCAGCAGGGCATGAACGGGGACCACGATGGCGCCGAGCGACAGGATGGCGTAATACACCCGGGCGAAGTCCGGGACGTTGGGGATCAGGACGGCGACGGCGTCTCCCGGGCCAATGCCGCGGGCCCGCAGCGCGCCGGCATAAGCGCGGGTCTGGTCCCAGAGGTCGGCGTAGCTGACCTGGTCCTCACCCACCACGAGGGCGATGCTGTTTGGTGTCCTTTTGGCTGATTCGGCCAGGACGGCTGCGACGGAGATGGTGGCGAAGCCGTCGACGGAGGGGTTGTTGGTCATGGCCTGCTTCTTCGTTGGGATGGTCATGCTTTGAGGATGAGGGCGTCGCCTTGGCCGCCGCCCCCGCAGAGGGCCACGACGCCGGTGCCGCCGCCGCGGCGTTTCAGCGCGAGTGCCTGGTGCAGCACCAGGCGTGCGCCCGAGGCGCCCACCGGGTGCCCCAGGGCAATGGCGCCGCCGTCGGCGTTCACGGCCCCCGTGTCGATGCCCAGGTCGTTGGCGGACTGGATGAGGACAGAGGCGAATGCTTCGTTGATTTCCACCAGGTCCAGGTCCTGCACCGTGAGCCCCTGGTCCTTCAGCGCGCGCTCGATGGCACGGGCCGGCTGGGAGTGGAGGGATCCGTCCGGTCCCGCCGTCTGGCCGTGGGCGCCGATCTCGGCGATCCACTCCAGCCCTGCCGCTTCGGCTGCCGCTTTGTTCGCAATGACAAGGGCTGCTGCGCCGTCGGAGAGCGGGGATGACGATCCGGCGGTGATGGTGGCCGTCTCCTCCTTGGAGAATGCCGGCCGGAGCTGCGCCAGGGATTCGGCCGTGGTTTCCGGGCGGATGCCTTCGTCGTGCTCAATGGTCACGGCCGGGCCCTTGCGCTGCGGCACCTGGATCGGTGCGATCTCCTCGGCCAGCACCCCCGCGGCCCGGGCGGCCTCGGCGCGCTGATGCGAGCGGGCCGCCACCACATCCTGTTCGGCACGGCTGATCCCGCGCTGAGCGTTCCCGGCGTCCGTGGCCTCGCCCATCAGCTTGCCGCTCACGGGGTCCTGGAGTCCGTCGTGGTTCAGGGAATCGAGCATGGGAGCATCGCCGATGACGACGCCGGCGCGAAGCCCCGGGACCAGGTGCGGTGCGTTGGTCATCGACTCCTGGCCTGCGGCGACAATGAAATCCGCTTCCCCGGTGCGGATCATCCGGGCGGCGTCGATCACGGCAGTCAGCCCGGACAGGCAGAGCTTGTTGATGGTGATGGTGGGGACATCCCAGCCGATGCCGGCTGCCAGGCTGGCCTGGCGTGCGGGACCTTGCCCGGCGCCGGCCTGGATGACCTGCCCCACGATCACGGCGCCGATTTGTTCCGGCGCCACGCCGGTCCGTTCCAGTGCTGCCCGGATGGCATGGGCGCCGAGCTGGCTGGAGGAGAAGGGCGTGAGGCCGCCGCGGAACCGGCCGAACGGCGTGCGGGCGCCGCCCAGGATGACGGGGATGTTGGCGTTCTGGTTCAAGAACAGTCCTTTCAGGGATGGCGGGCGGCGGAAGCCAGGCGGTAGGTTTCAGGCGAAGGCGGACATACCGGTGATGCCCCGGCCGATGATCAGGGCCTGCATGGTCTCGGTACCTTCATAGGTGTGGATGGCTTCGATGTCGGCCAGGTGCCGGGCCACGCGGTTTTCCAGCAGGATGCCGTTGCCGCCCAGCAGGTCGCGCGCATTGGACGCAATGCCCCGGGCGGTCCGGGTACAGGTGTATTTGGCCAGCGACGCCTGCTCCGGAGCGAGCATTCCGGCTTCATCGAGCCGGGTCATCTGCACCACCATCAGTTGCATGGTGGCCAGTTCGCTGAGCATGCGGGCCAGCCGTTCCTGGACGATCTGGGAGGCGGCCAGGGGCCGGCCGAACTGCTTGCGCTGCCTGCCGTACTGGAGGGCGGTTTCGTAGCAGGCGGTGGCATGGCCGACGGCGGACCAGGCGACACCAAGCCGGGTCGCCAGCAGGACGCGGGCGGTGTCCTTGAAGGTGCGTGCGCCGGGCAGGACGTTCGCTTCCGGGACAAAGACATCCTCCAGCCGGATGTGGGCCTGCCAGATGGCGCGCAGGGCCAGTTTGCCCTCGATCCTGGTGGCGCTGTAGCCGGGGGAGTCCTGCGGAACCAGGTAGCCGTGGACCTGGCCGTCGTCGCCCCGCGCCCAAACAATGCTGACGCCGCCAACGGAGCCGTTGCCGATCCATTTCTTTTCGCCGTTCAGCAGGTAGCCGCCGTCCGTACGGGTTGCCGTGCTTTCCAGGGCCACCGAGTCTGAGCCGTGGGTGGGTTCCGTCAGGGCGAATGCGGCGTACTCGGTGCCGCCGGCGATCGCGGGCAGCCAGCGCTCCCGCTGCTCAGCGGATCCGCACTCCGCTACGGAGCGCAGGGCCAGGCCGCCCTGGACCGCGATCATGGTTGCAACGGAGCCGTCGCCGCGGCTGATTTCCATGTTCACCAGCCCGGCGGCCATGCTGCTCATCGGAGCGTAGCCGTCCACCGGGACGCCGTCCCTCAGCAGGTCCAGTTCACCAAGGCGCCGGAGCAGATGCAGCGGGTACTCGCCGCGGTCCCAGTAGCCGTCGATGACCGGGAGGACCTCGTCCTGGACGAAGCGGCGGGCCCGGTCCCAGTACGTGCGGTCCTCATCGCTGATGTCGGTGAGGACGGACGCGGGGTCGGTGCCGAGGGCCTCCGTCAAGAAGTAGTCGGGCTCCACGGTGCCGGCAGGAAAGCCGGCAGTGCTTTCGGTGCGGGCGGGCAACTGGGTAGGCGACGTCGTCGTCATTTGTTTGCATCCTCTAAATCAGCGGCGGCGGAACGAATGTGGCTTCCACCACATCGACCAAGGATGCATTGAAACCCAGTTCCACGTCAAGAAACTGAGTATCAGTGTGATGGCAGGCTAGGGGAGGGCGTCCAGAACGGCTTGGGCGATCGCTTCCCTGCCTGCCTGGCCTGGAAGGACGGTCACGACGACGGTCGGCGCAGGTGGGGCGGCGGCGGCGCCACCAAGGAGCGCGGGCCTGAACGTTTCCGCCAGGGCCCGGAGTTCGGCAGCGAGGGCGGCTGCCCGTTTCCGGTCCATATCCGCGGCTTTCCCGGCGCCGGGAGCGGCACGCAGCCATTGCCGGAGGAAAGCGTTATGCACGGCCACCACGGCTGCGGCGAAGGCCACGGCCTTGTACCCGCTCCGTCCATCCTGGGGCAGCTTGTCATTGAGGTACTGCAGGAAGGCGCGCTCGTACCGGTGGGACGTGACCAGCTCGCGGTCCCGAAGGGCCGGCACGGCCTGCAGCAGCTCGTACCGGGCCAGGGACGTTTCGCGGTTCCGCAGGTGGTGGTCGAAGACCAGCAGTGCTGCGTCCGCGACGGCGGCCAGGGGTTCCAGCCTTGATTCCGCAAGCCGGTCATTCACCTGGCGCAGGATCCGTTCATGGTCGGCGAAGACCACGTCCTCCTTTGACCCGAACCGCCGGAAGAACGTGCTGCGGCTCATGCCCGAGGCTTCGGCCAGTTCCTCAACGGATGTTGCATCGAAACCCTGCCTGGCCAGGAGCCCGATGGCGGCGGCCACAGGCTTATCGGCGGTCTGTTCGGAAGCGGGCAACGTCATGCGCCGAAATTAGCACAGCCGGCAGGCGGCGCCGGTCCGCCGCTGGAGCGACAGGCCGGCGCTACCGGCTCAGGCTCCCTGGCGGGACCAGCTGGTGAGTTTGTCCGAGAGCTGCATGTAGGCCTCGTTCACCTGCTGCAGCTCCGGGTGGCTGTCATACCACTCGACGATTTCCCGGGCACCGTCCGCGAACGGGATGGTGGCGGTGTAGTCCGGGACCAGGGACTTGATCTTGGTGTTGTCAAAGACCACCGAATGGGACCTGTCGCCCAGGAGGTTGGAGCCCAGTTCCTGGTCGTGGGCGGCGATGGTCTCGGAGGCCACGTGCACCAGTTCCGGCTCACGGACCCCGGCTGCGCGGGCGAAGAGCCCGTAGATCTGGTTCCAGGGCAGGTACTCGTCGGAGGTGATGGTGTAGCTCTCGCCCACCGCCTGCGGCCTTCCCAGCACGCCGACGAATGCCTTGGCGAAGTCCCTGCTGTGGGTCAGGGTCCACAGCGAGGTGCCGTCGCCGTGGACCATGACCGGAAGACCGTTGCGCATGCGGTGGATGTCCGTCCAGCCGCCCACCATCGCAATCTTGGTGCGGTCATAAGTGTGCGACGGGCGGATGACGGTCAGGGGGAAGTCCTGCTCCCGGTAGGCCCGGAACAGCAGCTCCTCGCACGCGATCTTGTCCCGGGAGTACTGCCAGAACGGATTCTTCAGCGGCGTCGACTCCCGGATGGGAAGCCTGGTGGGCGGCTTCTGGTAGGCGGAGGCGGAACTGATGAAGACGAACTGCCCGGTCCGCTCCCGGAACAACTCCATGCTTGTTTGCGCCTGGTCCGGAGTGTAGGAGATGAAGTCCGCAACGGCGTCGAACTCCCTGCCGCCGAGGACCTCCCGCGCCGACGCCGCATCCCGGACGTCCGCGTGCAGCACCTCCGCCCCGTCCGGGACCGGCCTGCTGGACTGGCCCCGGTTCAGGATAGTAAGCCGGTGGCCCAGCGCGACGGCGCGTTCTGCTGCCGCCGCGCTGATGACCCCGGTGCCGCCGATGAAGAGGATGCTCCGGGGTGCCACGGTATCGCCCACGGGTAGGGTTACCACGCGTAGTCCTCCGGTGCCGTGCGGTGTCCCGGGAAGATGTCGTCCAGCCGCTTGAGAGCGTCGTCGTCGAGGGAGACGTCCAGGGCGCGGATGGCCGCGTCCAGCTGTTCCTGCGTGCGCGGGCCCACGATCGGTGCGGTTACGGCGGGCTGGTGCAGGAGCCAGGCAAGGGCAACGTCGCCGGGCTCGTGGCCCAGTTCGTCGGCGAAGTCCTCGTACTGGCGGATCTGGTCTTCGTGCTTCTTCAGCGTTTCCGCCGCCCGTCCCTCGGTCCGCCGCACGCCTTCGCGCTCCTTTTTCAGCACACCGCCCAGGAGCCCGCCTTGCAAGGGAGACCAGGGGATCAGGCCCAGCCCGTACTGCTCTGCGGCCGGGATGACCTCGAGTTCCAGTTCGCGGCGGAAAAGGTTGTAGATGGACTGCTCGCTGACCAGCCCGGTGTAGTTCCGGCGGCGGGCGGCTTCCTGCGCCTGGGCGATGTGCCAGCCGGCGAAGTTGCTGCTGCCCGAGTACAGGATCTTTCCCTGCTGCACGGCCACCTCGATGGCCTGCCAGATCTCGTCCCACGGGGTATCGCGGTCGATGTGGTGGAACTGGTACACATCGATATAGTCCGTCTGCAGGCGCTTGAGGCTCGCGTCCAGTGCCCGGCGGATGTTGAGTGCCGAGAGCTTGGATTCGTTAGGCCGGTCCGTCATGGTGCCGTAGAGCTTGGTGGCCAGTACGGTGTGTTCGCGGCGCTCGCCGCCCTTGGCGAACCAGCGGCCGATGATTTCCTCAGTCCAGCCGCGGTGGTCCGCGCCGCCATAGACGTTGGCGGTGTCGAAGAAGTTGATGCCGGCCTCGTGGGCCGAGTCCATGATGCCGTGGGCGTCCGCCTCCTCCGTCTGGGGGCCGAAGTTCATGGTGCCCAGGCAGAGGCGGGAAACTTTCAGGCCGGAACGGCCCAGGTGGGTGTACTGCATGGAAAATCCTTTCGGTGGTGGAGCTTGTCGGAACCTACATCTGGGTGAATGCGGCGACGGCGGGATCGGAGCCAATGCGGGCGCCGGACTCCAGTGCGGTGACCGCGGCCAGTTCGTCCTGGGACAGCGTCAGGGACGAAGCTGCGAAGTTTTCCCGGATCCTGTCCGGGTTTGCCGACTTGGGGATGACGATGTTTCCGTTGGCCAGGTGCCAGGCGAGCACCACCTGGGCCGTGCTGGCGTTATGGGCGTTGGCGATTTCGGTGACGGCGTTGCCGTTCAGGTCACCGCCCTGTCCCAGCGGGCTGTAGGCCTCCACGGCGATGCCCAGGCCCCTGCACTTGGCGGCAAGGTCCGCCTGCTGGTAGCTGGGGTGCAGCTCGATCTGGTTGACGGCCGGAACGGTTTCAGCCGACTCCAGCAGCGTGTCCAGGTGGTCGGAAAGGAAGTTGGAGACGCCAATGGCACGGATTTCCTTGTTCTCGTACAGCCGCTCCATCTCCTTCCAGGCCTGGACGAACAGCCCCTGGGAGGGGACCGGCCAGTGGATCAGGTAGAGGTCGATAAAGTCCAGGCCAAGTGCCTTGCGGCTGTTCTGGAATGCTTCCTGCGCCCGGCCCTGCTCGCCGTTGCGCAGCTTGGTGGTGACGAAGATGTCCTCGCGTGCTATCCCGGTGGCGGCCAGTGCTGCCCCGACTCCGGCCTCGTTGCGGTACGCGGCAGCGGTGTCAATGTGGCGGTATCCCGCTTCCAGGGCGTCCTCCACGGTCCGCTGGGTTTCTTCCGGCGGGACCTGGAAAACGCCGAAGCCAAGCTGCGGGATAGTGACGCCGTTGTTGAGTGTCAGCTCTGACATGGGTGTGCTCCTTGGAACGATATGGGATGGAACGTGGTGCTTTGGGAGGTGCCGGTTGCTCGACGGACTGAGAAAGCGGTTTCCGCCGGGCTCACTCCTGAGCCTATGCACTTTCCGCCGCCAAGTCAGCAAGCAAGGCTGTTCCTGTTTTTCCTAGGACTGCCAGTCCTACCTTCGTTGTAGAGCGGGGCATGCATCGCAGGCACAATGGACGCATGGGTCAAAGCGCCGAGTTCGGAAAATTCCTCAAAGCCATGCGGTCACGGTTGAGCCCGGAGGTTGCCGGAACCGGCCCCAGTACGGGCGCCAGAAGGGTTCCGGGCCTCCGTCGGGAGGAAGTGGCGCGGCTGGCCGGCGTCAGCACCGACTACTACGTGCGGCTGGAGCAGGGCCGCAACATCCACCCGTCACGCACGGTCCTGGATGCGGTGGCCCGGGCGCTGCGGCTGGACAGCAGCGAACACGCGCACATGTTGGACCTGCTCGAGAACTGCGCCGGCGCTCCCCGCGAGCCCGGCAGCAATGCGGCGCAGGGGGTCCGCCCGGCCCTCCGGCAGCTCCTCGACGCAGTGGGGGAGGTGCCCGCGATGGTGCTGGGCCGGCGCAGCGACGTCCTGGCGGGCAACAGGATGGCATTCCTGCTGTTCGCGGATTTCCCGGCGCTGCCGCCCGCCGAGCGGAACCTCACCCGCTGGACCATCCTTGACCCGGCGGCCCGGGAGCTGTTCAGGGAC
Protein-coding regions in this window:
- a CDS encoding helix-turn-helix domain-containing protein, with protein sequence MGQSAEFGKFLKAMRSRLSPEVAGTGPSTGARRVPGLRREEVARLAGVSTDYYVRLEQGRNIHPSRTVLDAVARALRLDSSEHAHMLDLLENCAGAPREPGSNAAQGVRPALRQLLDAVGEVPAMVLGRRSDVLAGNRMAFLLFADFPALPPAERNLTRWTILDPAARELFRDWKTVAAEAAGSLRLDVGRHPNDPQANHLVGELAVHSEHFRQWWAGHRVATRSAGTVRLHHPAVGDLELNFENLVLPEDPDQTLRVYSARPGSPSSDALALLGSLGAVPDAGLEHSDTVVAERGEAG
- a CDS encoding acetyl-CoA C-acetyltransferase encodes the protein MNQNANIPVILGGARTPFGRFRGGLTPFSSSQLGAHAIRAALERTGVAPEQIGAVIVGQVIQAGAGQGPARQASLAAGIGWDVPTITINKLCLSGLTAVIDAARMIRTGEADFIVAAGQESMTNAPHLVPGLRAGVVIGDAPMLDSLNHDGLQDPVSGKLMGEATDAGNAQRGISRAEQDVVAARSHQRAEAARAAGVLAEEIAPIQVPQRKGPAVTIEHDEGIRPETTAESLAQLRPAFSKEETATITAGSSSPLSDGAAALVIANKAAAEAAGLEWIAEIGAHGQTAGPDGSLHSQPARAIERALKDQGLTVQDLDLVEINEAFASVLIQSANDLGIDTGAVNADGGAIALGHPVGASGARLVLHQALALKRRGGGTGVVALCGGGGQGDALILKA
- a CDS encoding NAD-dependent epimerase/dehydratase family protein produces the protein MVTLPVGDTVAPRSILFIGGTGVISAAAAERAVALGHRLTILNRGQSSRPVPDGAEVLHADVRDAASAREVLGGREFDAVADFISYTPDQAQTSMELFRERTGQFVFISSASAYQKPPTRLPIRESTPLKNPFWQYSRDKIACEELLFRAYREQDFPLTVIRPSHTYDRTKIAMVGGWTDIHRMRNGLPVMVHGDGTSLWTLTHSRDFAKAFVGVLGRPQAVGESYTITSDEYLPWNQIYGLFARAAGVREPELVHVASETIAAHDQELGSNLLGDRSHSVVFDNTKIKSLVPDYTATIPFADGAREIVEWYDSHPELQQVNEAYMQLSDKLTSWSRQGA
- a CDS encoding aldo/keto reductase; its protein translation is MQYTHLGRSGLKVSRLCLGTMNFGPQTEEADAHGIMDSAHEAGINFFDTANVYGGADHRGWTEEIIGRWFAKGGERREHTVLATKLYGTMTDRPNESKLSALNIRRALDASLKRLQTDYIDVYQFHHIDRDTPWDEIWQAIEVAVQQGKILYSGSSNFAGWHIAQAQEAARRRNYTGLVSEQSIYNLFRRELELEVIPAAEQYGLGLIPWSPLQGGLLGGVLKKEREGVRRTEGRAAETLKKHEDQIRQYEDFADELGHEPGDVALAWLLHQPAVTAPIVGPRTQEQLDAAIRALDVSLDDDALKRLDDIFPGHRTAPEDYAW
- a CDS encoding acyl-CoA dehydrogenase family protein is translated as MTTTSPTQLPARTESTAGFPAGTVEPDYFLTEALGTDPASVLTDISDEDRTYWDRARRFVQDEVLPVIDGYWDRGEYPLHLLRRLGELDLLRDGVPVDGYAPMSSMAAGLVNMEISRGDGSVATMIAVQGGLALRSVAECGSAEQRERWLPAIAGGTEYAAFALTEPTHGSDSVALESTATRTDGGYLLNGEKKWIGNGSVGGVSIVWARGDDGQVHGYLVPQDSPGYSATRIEGKLALRAIWQAHIRLEDVFVPEANVLPGARTFKDTARVLLATRLGVAWSAVGHATACYETALQYGRQRKQFGRPLAASQIVQERLARMLSELATMQLMVVQMTRLDEAGMLAPEQASLAKYTCTRTARGIASNARDLLGGNGILLENRVARHLADIEAIHTYEGTETMQALIIGRGITGMSAFA
- a CDS encoding long-chain-fatty-acid--CoA ligase, with product MTNNPSVDGFATISVAAVLAESAKRTPNSIALVVGEDQVSYADLWDQTRAYAGALRARGIGPGDAVAVLIPNVPDFARVYYAILSLGAIVVPVHALLKAREIEYVLQDSGARLLVCAAPLLTEGAAGAAANGTDVLTVMAPDDGGFPRLEAEAAAAEPIRTYEPCRPSDTATILYTSGTTGKPKGALGTHFALVEQTSVLLTSVMDFRPGDVLFGGLPLFHTFGQTVVLNTGLRAGATIVLMPRFTGEDALRLLARHNVNIFLGVPTMYVALLEAAKTVPDRPTVLRYGISGGASLPLAVMDRFRDVFGVEIHEGYGLTETSPVASFNHVGTAPRPGTIGVPIWGVDIEIARPETVEAIELLPNGELGELVIRGHLLMKGYLNRPEATAEAVVDGWFRTGDLGTKDDDGYLTIVDRKKDMIIRNGYNVYPREVEEVLLTHPAVVSAAVYGIPDEVHGQEIAAAIVLDAGATVSETELVDFASNQLAAYKYPRVVRILSELPLGPSGKILKRKLAGDPA
- a CDS encoding TetR/AcrR family transcriptional regulator: MTLPASEQTADKPVAAAIGLLARQGFDATSVEELAEASGMSRSTFFRRFGSKEDVVFADHERILRQVNDRLAESRLEPLAAVADAALLVFDHHLRNRETSLARYELLQAVPALRDRELVTSHRYERAFLQYLNDKLPQDGRSGYKAVAFAAAVVAVHNAFLRQWLRAAPGAGKAADMDRKRAAALAAELRALAETFRPALLGGAAAAPPAPTVVVTVLPGQAGREAIAQAVLDALP
- a CDS encoding aldo/keto reductase; this translates as MSELTLNNGVTIPQLGFGVFQVPPEETQRTVEDALEAGYRHIDTAAAYRNEAGVGAALAATGIAREDIFVTTKLRNGEQGRAQEAFQNSRKALGLDFIDLYLIHWPVPSQGLFVQAWKEMERLYENKEIRAIGVSNFLSDHLDTLLESAETVPAVNQIELHPSYQQADLAAKCRGLGIAVEAYSPLGQGGDLNGNAVTEIANAHNASTAQVVLAWHLANGNIVIPKSANPDRIRENFAASSLTLSQDELAAVTALESGARIGSDPAVAAFTQM